A window of Micromonospora eburnea genomic DNA:
GCGAGGATGGCCGGCACGATCGCGGTGGCGCGGCGTGGGCAGCATCGCAGTCTGGTCAGGATCTGCCAGGTCGTGAGCGTGGCGATGGCTCGTTCGCCACGAGCCCGGATTCTCGCGTGCGCCCGGTTGACCGCCTTCTGCCGGCGCGACAGCTTCGGTCGGAAGCGGTGCCGCTTGAACGGCGTGCGCAGGCTGCCCCGAGTGCCTTGGTAGCCCTTGCCGACGAAGGTCATCACGTCCGCGCTGGTCAGCGCGTCGCTCATGCCGTGGATGCGGGCGGCGGTAAGGGCCGTGGGTCGGGCGCGGCAGTGCCGGTGCGGTTTCATGCGTGCCAGATGGTCGGGCAGAATTCGGGATCGGCGTAGTCGGGCTCGCCGGTGGCGGTGCGGCGGACGAAGTGGTCGTGGTTGTACGCGACCACGCTGCCGTCGGAGCGGGTGAACCGGCGGTACCGGTTGTCGCCGTCCTGCAGGTGCAGCGAGATGGCGCGGCGCGGGCGGTCTGCGCGGTTCGCGCCGCTGCCGTGGTAGGTGCGGCAGTGGTGGAAGCTCATGTGGCCCTTGGGTATCGTCATCGGCAGCTTGACGATTTCGGCGTTGTTGAACGCGGCGTTCTGCTTCAACAGCTCCTCCAGCTCCGCCCAGCCGCGGTGGGCGAAATGCCGGGTGGTGCTGTCGTCACCGCCGATCTCCTGCCAGGTGTTGCTGCCGTCGACCATCGTGATGGTGCCCATCTCCTCGCCACAGTCGTGGAACGGGATGAACGCGGTCAGCATCTTCTGCGACGTGCTGGACTGCCAGTAATGCTTGTCGAAGTGCCAGGGCACCAGGTTGGTCGGCTCGTCCAGGCGCGGCGGCTTGTAGATCAGCGTGCTCTGGAAGATCCGGATCTCCCGCGCCCCGGCCAGCCGGGCGGCGACCGCACCGATCAGCGGCTTGCGCAGGATCGCGCCGATCTCGTCGGACTCGTAGTGGATGTAGTCGTTGTGCCGCTGGACCGGGCCGTTCTCCGGCTCCCAGTAGGCCAGCGTCGACGGCCGCTTCGGCAGCCGGCGGCCGCGCTGCCCGGCGTAGAACCGCTCGCTGGCAGCCAGCAGCGTGTCCACCTCGTCGTCGGTCAGCAGCTTTTTCGACAGGTACCAGCCGTGCCTGGCGTAGCCGGCGACGTCCTCGTCGGACGGCAGCAGGGCGCGCTCCCCGTCCGTCAGTACGAATTCAGTGGTCTGCATGTCCCGTTTCCCTGGGTAGTGGGTTGCCGTCAGGCTCCGACGGTGGTCTGAGCGCGCTCACGCTCCTTCGCCTCGTACAGCGCCTTGATGTTGTTGGTGCCGAAGGTGAGCGCCCCGTGCCGCTCGATCAGCTCGAAGAAAAGCGTCCGGCGTACGAGGGCCGACTCGGTGAAGATCTGGAACATTTCGCCCCAGTGGTCCCGGTCGACCAGGATGTTGCCGGCGCGCAGCCGGTCCATGGGCACGCCGACCGTCCCGAGCTGCCGCTCGATGCCGTCGTAGTAGCTGGACGGCGTGGCCAGGAACCGCACTCCCCGCTCGGTGAACGTACCCACCGCGGCGGCGATGTCGGCGGTGCTGAACGCGATGTGCTGGACGCCGGCACCGTCGTGCGAGCCGAGAAAGTCGTCGATCTGGCCGCGCGGCCGGGTGGTGTCCGGCGCGATGATCGTGAGCGTCACCGTGCGGCTGGCGTCCTGCACCACCTTGGAGTCCATCGCCTGCTCGCCTACCTCGATCCGCTCCTCGAAGATCTGCGCGAACCCGAACACCCGCTGGTAGTAGTCGGCGGTGCCGTCCAGCTCGCCGGCCGGCACGCAGACGGCGAAATGGTCAACGGTGGTCAGCAGCTTGCCCCCGGCGGGCGCGGACGCGGCGTCGATGGCGCCGGGCAGGAACGCCTCGCCGTCCCGGCGCTGGGTGAACCGGTGGTGCACGTCGCCGACGCCGGCGACGGTGGCGGTGATGACCTCCGCGCCGCCCGCGCGCCACGCTCGCGGCGCCTCGATGGCGAGGGCCCCGCGCTCGACCGCCTCGGTGAACGCCATTTCCGCGTCGTCGGTGCGCAGGCCGATCACGGCCACGCCGTCGCCGTGCCGGCCGACGTACGCCGTCGCCGGGTGCTCGGCGCGCAGGCCCGAGGTGAGCAACAGCCGGATGTCGCCGTGGCCGAGCAGCACGCTGTACTGGTCCGCCAGGGGGCCGGCCACACCGCCGCCGCACCCCAAAACGTCGAAGTCGAAGGCGGTGCGCAGATAGAACGCCGTCTGCTGGGCGTCGCCCACGTACAGCTCGACGTGGTCGACCTGTCGGATGTCCACAACTACTCTCCTTGCCCGACGGGGGTTTCCGGAGCTTCCCGGTCTGCCAGCCGGACCAGGAGGGCGTGGGACCGGTCCTGCTCGTCCGCTCCGCACGCCGGCTCGGCGAGCACGACGAGGGCGGTGTCCGCGTCGCCGTCGGCGAGCACGCCGGCGGCCAGGTCCAGCGCGTCGGCGTCCGGGTCGGCCACCGGGCTGGTGCACAGCACCGGGCCGCCGATGCCCCAGCGGGTAGCGACGTGGCCCAGCACGGCGTTCGCGACGGACTGGAAGAACAGCAGCGGCGAGACGCGCTCGCCGGCGTCCACCGCGGTCGCGATGGCCTCCGCGATGGCGATGTCACCGCGCACGCTGGCCAGGATCAGCGCGATCCGCTCGCCGTCGGCCGGGGGCACCGGCGGGCCGCCGTACCAGCGCGACAGGCAGCGGCCGGCGGTGGCGGCGACCAGCGGGCTGAACGAGGAGTACACGAAGCCGGGCAGCGGGTCGGGCTCGCCGTCGCCGGCCTCGGGCCAGCGCGCCTCGGCGAGTACGGTCAGCGTTTCCCGCGGTACGGCCGTCTCAAGCACGGTCGCCCGCCTTCACGACGAGCGCCGTGTTGGCGCCGCCGAACGCGGCGTTGACGCTCAGCGCGTACTCCACCTCGGCTGCGGCCGGCTCCAGAACCAGGTTCAGCGGGCACTCCGGATCCGGCTCCTGGAAGCCCGCGTTGACGGGCAGCCGACCACGTTGCAGCGCGGCCAGCGTGGCGACCAGCTCCACCAGGGCGGACGCCTCGAGCGCGTGCCCGTGCGCGGACTTGGTCGAGCTGACCGGCACCCGCCGGGCGTACCCGCCGAGCGCGCGGTGCAGGGCGTTGGTCTCGGCGGCGTCACTCTGCGCCGTGCCGGTGCCGTGCGCGTTGACGTAACCGATCCGCCCGGCCTCGACGCCCGCGCGGCCCAGTGCCGCGTCGACCGCGCGGGCCAGCCCGACGCCGTCCGGCCGGGGCTGGCACACGTGGTACGCGTCCCCGGCCCGGCCCCAGCCCACGACCTGGCCGAGCTGCTTCGCGCCGCGCCGCCGCGCCGCCTCTGCCGACTCCACGACGACCGCGGCTACGGCGTCGCCGAGCAGCATGCCGTCCCGGTCGCGGCTGAACGGGCGCACCGCGTCGCCCGGCGACAGCGCGCGCCCCGCGTCGAACGCGCCGAAGTAGTCCGCGTCGACCAGGTATCCACCGGCGACCAGGATCCGCTCGGCCCGCCCCGCGCGGATCATCACCGCCGCGTCGATGACGGCCGAGCTGGCCGCCACGCAGCCGGTCGTGTAGGCCCGGATCGCCCTGCCGAGGCCGCACCGCCCGGCCAGCGCCACCGCCGCCCCGGCCGCTCCGGTGGTGGCCGCCGCCGGGTCGGGCGAGCGGACCAGTGCCGGCTCGGCGTGCGCGGCCAGCAGCACCGGGCAGGCGGCCCGCTCGCCCGGGTCCAGGCCGGCGTCCCGGCACGCCTGGTGCGCCACGCCCGCGAGCTCTTCCGCCAGGCCCCCGGCATCGTCCAGTGCGGCGGCGGAGGTGGCCCGGCGGCCGGTCACGTCGAACCGGGTGACCGGGGCGAAGCCACGCCGCCCTTCGAGCACCGCGTCGCACAGGGCCGCGGTGCCGCGACCGAAGGCGGTGACCGCGGCCATGCCGGTCACCGTCACCGCGGTCGCCCGGTCAGCCATCACGGCCCGTTGTTTCCCGCTGTGCCTCGCGCAGCACACGGACGACACCGGTGACGGTACTCATCGAGGCCAGCAGTTCGTCGGTGAGGTCCAGGGCGATACCGAAGCGCCGTTCCACCTCGTAGACCAGCCAGGCCACGCCGAGCGAGTCGATCCGCTCCGGCACCTCGCCGGCCGGGCGGTCCGCCTGCGCGGCGAGGATGGCGACCACGGCGTCCCGGTCCGGCACTCCGGCGGCGGCCAGCTTCTCGACGTCGTTCTCGGCGGTTGCCATGGGTAGGTTGCCTCTCCTGTGGGGTCGGGGTGGATCAGGCGCCTGCCTTCACGGCCGCCTCCTCGACGGCCGCGCGCAACACGGACAGGTCCCGTACGACCTTGCCGCTGGCGGTCCGGGGCAGCTTCGGCAGCAGGTGCAGCCGGCGCGGCCGCTTGTACGCGGCCAGCCGGCCGGCCAGCTCGTCGGCGATCCCGTCGGCGCTGTGCCCGTCCGCGACGGCCAGGAACGCCTCGATGCCGCCGTCGAACAGCACCACGGCCTCGGTCACACCGGGCAGCTCGACCAACGTCTGCTCCACGTCGGTCAGGTCCACCTTGAGACCGGCGATGGAGACCTGCGAGTCCAGCCGCCCGGTGACCGTCACCAGGCCGGTCTCCTCGTCGACGGTGCCGGCGTCCCGGGTGCACAGCCAGCCGTCGATCCAGCGGCCCGGCGCCGCCGCACCGACGTACGGCGTGCGCGGCCGCGCGACCAGCAGCTGCCCGCTCTCCTCCCGCAGCGCCATGCCGGACACCGGTGCGAGCGCCGGGCGATGCTCGCCGGCCAGGTCGGTGGCGATGACGCCGACCTCGGTCATCCCGTACATGATGCCCAGCGGCACGTCCGGGTACTTCACGGCGAACGCGCGCACGGTGCGCGGCGGCACCACCTCGCCGCCGACGATCATGCGGGCCAGCCGGGGCAGGGACGGCGGCTCGTCCACCGAGGCGAGCAGGTCGATGTGGAACCGGACGCCGAGGATCGTGGCCGGCTCGGGGCCGGCCTCGACCGCGGCCAGAATGTCTTTCGTGGTCAGGAACGCCGGTACGACCAGCGAGACGTCCGCCGCCAGCCCGTACAGCAGGCCGCCGACCAGGCCGAGCACGTGCACCATCGAGGCCAGCAGCACGATCCGCTCGCCCGGCCGCGGGTATCCGGCCAGCTGCCGGTACCGGTCGATCTCGGTCAACAGGTCCTCGGCCGTACGACCGATCACCTTGGACGGGCCAGTGGAGCCGGAGCTGAGCTGGAGCAGCGCGTGGTCGGTGCCGGCCGGGTCGCCGTCCCGCGCCGTGATCGCGGCGGTGACCGAGGTGTACCCGCGCAGCAGGTGCTGCCGCGGCTCCGCCGAACTGACCAGCAACTGCGGCCGGATCACCGACATCGCCCGCTCCGCCTCGAACGGCGTGAGCCGGTGATCCAGCAGGGATACTTGGGCGCCGAGCCGCCAGGCGGCCAGCAGGTTCACCACGTACGTCAGCCCGGGCGGTAGCTGGAGGCTGACCGTCCCGCCCGCGCACAGCCCGGCGCCGGCCAGCTCCTCGCACCGGTCCGCGACCAGCTCGCGCAGCTCGGTGCGGGTCACCAGCCGGTCGAACCGGAGGCACGCCCGCTCGTCGGCGCCGGCCAGCAGATGCCTGTCGACCCAGTCCACGTCCCGCCGCACGTCAATCCCCTAAGAAAATGGTCGTGGTCAAGATTTCAGGAATTGGGTAGATGCGCTCGCAGAATTGCTGCCTCAACCGACCGATGCGAAGTTATCAGCGCCGCTCGCGACCGGTCAACGCCCGCACCACCAGGCTCTACGTCCGCTACATTCGAAGCACGCGCGATATTCGAGCAGTCCTCTAGCAATTCCTCCAGGCCGCCTTTACCGCACCTGCAACGCGCCCCATTAGATTGTCCGGGACAAATTCGGGCGATCGATCGGGGAGGGCATTGAAGTCCCGGGTGGGCCGGCCGGGATCCGGCTGGACGAGCTGGTCGGGCTGCTCGATCCGGCCGCCCTCGATCCGGTCGCGGAACCGTCCGCGACGGACCTGGTGACGCGGGTGACCGGAGCGTTCGCCGGCGTGGCACCGGTCGGCGCGGCGCGGCTGTTCGGCGGGTTCCTGGCCGCACAAGCCTGGTCGCCGCCGCACGCACGGTGCCGGCGACCCGCCCGGTGCACCTGGTCGCCACCGTCGCCCAGGAGGGCCTGGTCCGCTCACTCGGCTTGCTGCGCCGGGCGAGCCAGCAGCAGGCCCTCCTGGGCCACCGTGGCCACCAGGTCGCCGTTCATCGCGTACAGGCCGCCGGTCGCCAGGCCACGACCGCCCGCCGCCCACGGGCTGCGGCAGTCGTACAGCAGCCACTCGTCGGCACGACAGGGCCGATGGAACCACACCGTGTGGTCGATGCTGACGCCGGCGTCACCTGGCCTCCATGCCTGCCCGTGCCCGGCCACCATCGAACTCAGCAGCAGTGGCAGATCCGAGATGAACGTCAGCGCGCCGGCATGTACCAACGGGTCGTCGGGCAGCTTGCCGGCCACCCTCACCCAGGCCCGGCGCGGCACGTCGCCCGCTCGCTCCCCAGCCTTCCGCGCCTCTCCAGCCTTCTGCGCCCAGGGCGGAGGGCCGATGTACCTGGCGTCGAACGCGAAGAGCATGTGTTCCACGGCGGCCAGCGTGCCCGGCGCGCGGGCGAGCACCTGGGCAAGGTTCGGCACCTCGTCCGGTGGAGGGACCTCCGGCGGAGGCTGCGCGTGCTCCAGCCCGCTGCCGGGATCGTGGAACGAGGCGGTCAGGAAGAAGATCGGTGTTTCGCGCTGGACAGCGACCACGCGCCGGGTGGACATGGATCGGCCGTCGCGAAGGGTTTCGACCAGATAGGTGACCGGCCTGTGGCTGTCACCCGGGCGGATGAAGTACGCGTGCAGCGAGTGCACCGGTCGACCGGACCTCACCGTGCGTCCGGCCGCGGCCAGCGCCTGCGCGGCGATGAGCCCTCCGTACCGGCGAGCGGGCCCGCGCGCCGCGCCGCGACCGGCGAACACACCGGCGAGGGGGACCAGCCGATCCGTTACGGCCGGATCGCCTGTGGGCTCGACCGCTGCCAGGTCGAGCAGCCCGACCAACTCGTCGACGGCCGCTCGGCCGCTGGCGACCGCCGCTGGTTCGCCCCTCATGTCGCGAGGTACTTGTCGACCTCGTCGGCGGCGACCAGCGTGCCATGAGGTTCCGCGCGCATCCGCTCGCCGAGCTGTGCCGCACGCCGCCGTACCGGATCCGTCATCAGGCGGGACATGCCTGACCGCAACACCTCCTCGGACAGGTCGGTGAACCGCACGTGCACGCCGGCACCGAGCCGTTCCAGCTGACGGCCCCAGAACGGCTGGTCGGCGAAGGATGAGCAGACCATCGTCGGTATGCCGGCGCGCACGCCGGCGGCGGTGACGGTGGCGCTGCCGTGGTGTACCACCATGGCACAGCGCGGCAGCACGACGTCGTAATCCACATAGTGCACAACGCGCAGCTCCGGTGTCGCGGGCGGCTCGACCCCGGACAGGCCCCAGCCGGTGACCACCAGGCCACGCAGACCCAGCGACCGGCAGACCCGTCCGATGCTCGCCAGCGTCGCGGCCGGATCCGACACGTGCGTGCTGCCGAACGTGATCAGAGCCGGCGGCTCGCCCGCGTCCAGCCACCGCGCCAGCTCCGGATCGAGTGCGGACAGGCCGACGCGGTGCAGGTCGGACGGGGTAAACCGCAGGTCGCCGACGATCGGCCGGTAGGCATCCCAGGTCAGGCCGGGCACCAGAGTGGGGCTGTAGCCCTGCAACTCCAACGGCCGCCTCAGCTGCGCCGGGCGCGGCGGCATCGGCGCGAGCCCGAGCCGGCGGCGGAACCGGAACACCTGGTCGCGCCGGTACCGCCAGGCCCGTCGCGCGTAGTGCACGTAGGTCGCCCGGTTCGCGGCGGCGTCCGGCAGGGGATCGGGAGTCACCAGCGGATGCGGCACCACGTCGTTCGGCCGGGCCGGCGTGAGGTCGTACGCGACGAGGGGGACGTCGCGCGCCTCCGCCAGCGCCGTGGCCCACTGCTCGCTGACCACGGCGCACATGATGGCCTCGCAGCCGGCGCTGAGATCGATCGCCTCGTCGCTGAACCGTTCGCCGTACTCCTGGTATGCCTCGTGCGAGCGCTGGAGGAAGGCGTCGAGATCGGTCATGGTGACCCACTCCCGGCCGCGCTCGGACCGCATAATTCGCTGCTGGTCCCATCCGACCGGTACCACGTCGAGCCCCAGCCGCCGGGGCATGTCCACCAGGTTGGGCGACACACCGATGCGTACCTGGTGGCCACGGCGGGCCAGCTCGGCGGCGAGCGCGGTCAGCGGGTAGACGTCACCGCGGCTGCCGAGCGCCAGAACGGCGATGCGCATCCTCGTTACTCCTCTGGTCCTCGGCCCGCCGCCGACGGCGTCATCATGCGGTGTCTCCACTCAGGTCGGTGGAAAGCGCGATGTGCTTCTGGTCTTCAAGATCTGCCAGGCGTGCCGTCAGCCCGCGCCGGATCAGCCCGTACGCGTCGCTGCCGAGCGCCAGCCGCAGCGGGGCGGTCGGACGCGTGGCAACGTCGACGATGGCGCAGGCCATCTTCGCCAGGTCGCCGCGGCACGACAGGCGACCGTCCTCGGCCCGGCGACGAAGGACCGCGGCCGGGGTGTCCGCGTAGGCGGGCAGCGCAGCGGTCACCTCCTTGCCGCGGCCGAAGAAGCCGGTGCGTACGGTGCCGGGCTCGACGATCGTCACGCCTATTCCGAAGCCCTTCACCTCGGCGGCCAGCGACTCGAAGAAGCCCTCCACGCCCCACTTGGTGGCGCAGTAAACCGCCGTGCCGGGGGCCGCGCGCTGCCCGGCCATGCTGGAGATCTGGACGATCCGCCCGTGGCCCTGCGCGCGCAGGTACGGCAGCACCGCCTGGGCCAGGTGAATAGGCCCGGTCAGGTTCGTCCGGATCTGCCGCTCGATCTGGTCGCGGCTGGCCTCCTCGGCCGCGCCGACCAGCGCGTACCCGGCGTTGCTGATCACCACGTCGATGCGGCCGAGCGCCTCGACTGCGTCGGCGACCACCTGCCGGATCCGCTCCGGATCGGTGACGTCCAGCCGTGCCGTCCACAGTCGTCTCCCCGAGGACGGCCCCAGATCCGACAGCGCGTGCGGAACGCGCGCCGTGGCCGCCACCGTCTCGCCCCGTGCCAGCAGCTCGGTCACCAGCGCCCGGCCGAGACCGGCCGAGCTTCCGGTGATGAGCCAGGTACGGGTGGGCGCGGTCATACCCGCGCCCACGCCGGGACGTCCAGGATCTCCAGGACCGCACAGGACATCGTCGCTGGCGCGCCACCGAACAGCAGCAGGTGGTCGCCGGCCGCGAGCTGCCCGGTGACCAGCAGGTGGTTGAGGGACAGCAGCTGGTCGCTCGCGCCGGTGTGCCCGATGCCGCGGCCGAACTGCCAGGTGGTGCGCTCCATCGCGATACCCAGCGGCTCCAGCAGATCCTGCTGCACCATGTAGGCCGCCGAGTTCCCGCAGATGAGCCGGGTCATGTCGACCAGCTTCCGGTCCGCCTCGTCCAGCGTCCGTTCGATCAGGTCCAGCCGTGCCCGGGTCCTCAGCTCGGCGGCGTCGGTCAGCGACATCACGTTGTCGCGGAAGTATTCGGCACGCTCGCGCATGTCGATTGTCCGGCCCTGCCTCACGAGCGGCGGATACAGCGGCTCGCCGCCGCGGTACAGCGACTCCACCTCGGGCACCGCCACGCTGCCCACGGCGCGCAGCCGGGCGAAGCCCTCGTCGCGGTCCAGCAGCAGCGCGCTGCCGGCGTCGCCCAGGATGAACCCGGGCGCCGAGTTCCACCGGTCGATCAGCGGTGAGCCGAGATTCTCCGCGGTGGTCACCAGCACCGTCCGGGCTGCCGCCGCGACGGCCAGGTGCCCGGCGGCGATCTCCAGCGCCGCGAACACGCCGTTGCAGCCCAGCCGGATCTCGAACGCGGGGGCCGGCGTACCGACGATCTCCCGCTGGATGTACGGGCCGGGCAGCCACATCTCGGGGCCCTGGAAGTGGATGGACGCGTGCAGCACCAGATCGATCCTGGCCGGATCGAGGGCGGCACGGGACAGCGCCTGGCGGGCCGCACGCACGGCCATCTCCGGGGGCGAGACGTCTCCGGCGATACAGACACCGGTCAGCCTGTTCTCCAGGTACGCGGCCGGACTGTACTCGCCGCGCCGGGCGGCCTGCCCGGCATCCGTAACGGGGGGTTGAAAGACACCCAGCCCGCAGAGGTAAACGTTGGTGACTTTCACACGCGTCTCCCCAAATCGGCCGGCCGTAGCGCCACGTCTGCCTTTTCGAAAGACTTTAGGGCTCTCCCGCAGAAACGCGGCACAGGTGGCCTCGACGCCGCATTGAGAAACGCTTGAGTCTTACCATCGCATTGGCCGCAGGATGCGTTGGGGCCGCATTGTCCCGCGTTGACCGACCCGGTCACCCGCTGATAACTTCGGACGACGCATTTTGGAAATGTGTTCTCGGCAGGCGCGATAATCCTGGGGGCAGTCGGTGGCAAATTTCGACTTTACCGACTGACTTCACCTTGTCCAGTGAATCGCGGTCGGTCCGGGCCGGGTCGACATACGCCGATAGCCGGGCCGCGCACACCCTACGCCGCCTCCGCTGCGGGGCGCCAGGTCGGAGGCTGGCTCCGCACCAGGAACGCCGGGAAGGTCCAGCCAGGACACCGGCTTGCCGCCCGGTATCACCGTCCGAAAGGAAGGTAGCTGAACCATGTCAGTCGACGATGTCATGGCGTTCACCATCCAGGCGCTGCAGGAGATGAACTTCTACACCGACGATACCGGTCCGGACAGCATGCTCGGGCCATCCGGCGTGGACCTCGACTCGCTCGCCGTGTCCGAGCTCGCGCTGCGCATCGAGGAGCAGTACGGCGTGACGTTCGACGACGACGACATCGAAACCCTGGCCATCATGACGCTCGGCGAGTTCGCCGCGGAGGTGGCCAAGCGGGCGGAGTTGGTACCGCAAGTCGACGAGGCGCGCAGCTGACGGCGGTGGGGCACCGAGCTCGACGACGACCCGCTGAGCGTACGACCCGACGGCGGTGACCAGCATGGCTCCGGTCACCGCCAACGGTCGCGCCCGTCCCGACGAGTGGCGGAATGAGGAGACAGCGTCATGGAAGGCGACCCGACCGAGGACGGGCACGCGCGGCTGTATCGGACCGTCCGGCTGATCCGCCGCTTCGAGGAGCGCGCCATCGACCTCGTGCGATCCGGCGACATCCCCGGCATCCACCCCTGCATCGGCCAAGAGGCGGCCGCCGCCGGCGTATGCGCAGCCCTGCGGCCGGACGATGTCGTGCTGTCCAACCATCGCGGGCATGGACACCTGCTGGCCAAGGGGTGCGACCCGGGCCGGCTGATGGCCGAACTTCTCGGTCGAGTCACCGGCGTCGGGCACGGAGGCGGGGGGTCGCTGCACCCGGCCGACCTCGACAACCACGTGTACGGCGCCACCGCCACCGTCGGCCACGGTGCCGCGATCGCCTCCGGAGTCGGCTGGGCGCTGGCGAAGCAGGGGGGAGGCCGGCTCGCGGTCGCGTTCTTCGGCGACGGCGCGGTCAACCAGGGTGCGCTGCTGGAGGCGTTCAACCTCGCGTCGCTGTGGCGGGTGCCCGTACTGCTGGTGTGCGAGAACAACTCGTACGCGACCACGCTGGCCGCGGGCAGGGGCAACGCCGGATCTGTCGTCGGGCGGGCGGAGGGATTCGGCATCCCCGCGTCCACAGTTGACGGGCAGGACCCGGTCCTGGTGCGGAAAGCGGCACGGCAGGCCGTACACAGGGCCCGGACCGGGGGCGGGCCGAGCGTCCTGGAGCTGCTGACGTACCGGTACGAGGGCCACCACACCTTCGAGCTGAGGACCCGTCTGCGCTACCGGGACAAGGCGGAGGTGGAGCGGTGGCGAGAGCGCGACCCGCTGCGCATCCAGGGAGAACGGGTCCGGGCCGAGAAACGGAAGCTGATCGACGCGGAGGTCGAGGCGACCCTCGAAAAGGCGGTCCGGTCGGCGCTGAACAGTCCGGCGCCAGACCCCACCGACCCGCTGCGCTACCTGTACGCCGACGGCTTGCGTACCCGTGGAGGAGTCTCCCATGCCTAGGCTGCACTACCTCAAGGCAATGAATCTCGCGCTCCGCGACGAGATGGCCCGCGACCCCGCGGTCTTCCTGATGGGCGAGGACGTCCACCTGGCACTGACCAACGTGGCCACCGGGCTGCTGTCCCGGTTCGGGCCGGACCGCGTGCTCGAGACGCCCCTGTCCGAGCAGGGGTTCACCAACTTCGCCACCGGCGCGGCCCTGGCCGGTCGCCGGCCGGTGGTGGAGTACCAGATCCCCTTTCTGCTGATGCTGGTGCTGGAGCAGATCGTCAACCAGGCCAGCCGCTTCTCGCTGATGAGCGGAGGCCGGTTCCGGGTGCCGGTGACCTATCTGCTGCCGGCTGCAGGCTGGAAGGCCGGCTGGGGCGCCCAGCACTCGGACCAGCCGTATCCGCTTTTTGTCCACATGGGAGTGAAGGTCGTCGTGCCGGCCACGCCGACGGACGCGTACGGGCTGCTCACCAGCGCGATCCGCGACGATGACCCGGTGGTGGTGTTCGCCCCGATCGCGGCGCACGGCGTCCAGGAGACCGTGGCGTTCGAGGACCTGGTGCCGGTGCCGCTCGGCGTCGGCCGGGTGCACCGCGCCGGCGACGACGTGACCGTGGTGGCCGTGGGGCACCTCGTCCACGACGCGCTCGCGGTCGCCGAGGACCTGGCCGATGAGGTGTCCGTGGAGGTGTTCGATCCCCGCACGCTGCACCCGTTCGACTGGTCCGGCCTGGCCGCCTCGGTGGAACGCACCGGGCGGCTGGTGGTGCTCGACGACGCCAACCGGGCCTGCGGAATGGCGGCGGAGATCGTCGCCACCGCGGCCGAGGAGATGCGGCTTGTCGCACCGCCGAGGCGGATCACCCGCCCTGACGGCGCGGTGCTCGGCGGCGTGGCCGCGCTGGACCTGGCCATGCAACCCAACCGCGAGCAGCTGGCGGCCGCCATCAGGCGGGTCATGAAGTGAGTGCGGGGCGCCGTCCGCGCGCCCCGCACTCGCCTCATGTCAACGGCGGCCGGGGGCGCCCAGCTGGCTGAACACCTCGCCGGCCAGCTCGGCGACGCTGTGGCCGCCGAGCATCTTCGCGATCGGCAGCATCATGCCCAGGTCGCGCTGGACCCGGGTACGGACCTCCACGGCCATCAGCGAGTCCAGGCCCTGCCGCTTGAGCGGGCGCCGCGGGTGTACCTGCGCCGACGGCATGCCCAGCACATCGGCGAGGACCTGAGCGAGGTAACGCTCCACAGCGGCCCGATCGGTCAGCGTGCCCACCACCCCGTTACCCGCGACCGCCGCGGTGTCGGCGTCTGCGTTGCCGGTATCCGCGAGGTCGGCCGGCGGCGGGCTCGTGGGCGTCGGTGCCGGCGATACCCGCGGCACGGCGCGCGCCGGGAACGTCGGGGCAGGGATGGCTGCCTCGGCGGTGGGGCCGGCGAGCAGGTCGCGCAGCAGTGGCGATGCGGCCGCGTCCGGATGCGCGGTGGCCCACCGCTGCCAGTCCGCGGGCAGCACCACGCCGTGGGTGGCGCCCCTGGCCAGCAGCAGGCGCAGCGCCTCGATGCCTTCCCGCGGGCTGAACGTGTCCATCCCGGTCGGGTTGATCGCGCGG
This region includes:
- a CDS encoding acyl-CoA thioesterase, with the protein product MRGEPAAVASGRAAVDELVGLLDLAAVEPTGDPAVTDRLVPLAGVFAGRGAARGPARRYGGLIAAQALAAAGRTVRSGRPVHSLHAYFIRPGDSHRPVTYLVETLRDGRSMSTRRVVAVQRETPIFFLTASFHDPGSGLEHAQPPPEVPPPDEVPNLAQVLARAPGTLAAVEHMLFAFDARYIGPPPWAQKAGEARKAGERAGDVPRRAWVRVAGKLPDDPLVHAGALTFISDLPLLLSSMVAGHGQAWRPGDAGVSIDHTVWFHRPCRADEWLLYDCRSPWAAGGRGLATGGLYAMNGDLVATVAQEGLLLARPAQQAE
- a CDS encoding glycosyltransferase, with the translated sequence MRIAVLALGSRGDVYPLTALAAELARRGHQVRIGVSPNLVDMPRRLGLDVVPVGWDQQRIMRSERGREWVTMTDLDAFLQRSHEAYQEYGERFSDEAIDLSAGCEAIMCAVVSEQWATALAEARDVPLVAYDLTPARPNDVVPHPLVTPDPLPDAAANRATYVHYARRAWRYRRDQVFRFRRRLGLAPMPPRPAQLRRPLELQGYSPTLVPGLTWDAYRPIVGDLRFTPSDLHRVGLSALDPELARWLDAGEPPALITFGSTHVSDPAATLASIGRVCRSLGLRGLVVTGWGLSGVEPPATPELRVVHYVDYDVVLPRCAMVVHHGSATVTAAGVRAGIPTMVCSSFADQPFWGRQLERLGAGVHVRFTDLSEEVLRSGMSRLMTDPVRRRAAQLGERMRAEPHGTLVAADEVDKYLAT
- a CDS encoding SDR family oxidoreductase; this translates as MTAPTRTWLITGSSAGLGRALVTELLARGETVAATARVPHALSDLGPSSGRRLWTARLDVTDPERIRQVVADAVEALGRIDVVISNAGYALVGAAEEASRDQIERQIRTNLTGPIHLAQAVLPYLRAQGHGRIVQISSMAGQRAAPGTAVYCATKWGVEGFFESLAAEVKGFGIGVTIVEPGTVRTGFFGRGKEVTAALPAYADTPAAVLRRRAEDGRLSCRGDLAKMACAIVDVATRPTAPLRLALGSDAYGLIRRGLTARLADLEDQKHIALSTDLSGDTA
- a CDS encoding ketoacyl-ACP synthase III family protein, whose amino-acid sequence is MKVTNVYLCGLGVFQPPVTDAGQAARRGEYSPAAYLENRLTGVCIAGDVSPPEMAVRAARQALSRAALDPARIDLVLHASIHFQGPEMWLPGPYIQREIVGTPAPAFEIRLGCNGVFAALEIAAGHLAVAAAARTVLVTTAENLGSPLIDRWNSAPGFILGDAGSALLLDRDEGFARLRAVGSVAVPEVESLYRGGEPLYPPLVRQGRTIDMRERAEYFRDNVMSLTDAAELRTRARLDLIERTLDEADRKLVDMTRLICGNSAAYMVQQDLLEPLGIAMERTTWQFGRGIGHTGASDQLLSLNHLLVTGQLAAGDHLLLFGGAPATMSCAVLEILDVPAWARV
- a CDS encoding phosphopantetheine-binding protein, with the translated sequence MSVDDVMAFTIQALQEMNFYTDDTGPDSMLGPSGVDLDSLAVSELALRIEEQYGVTFDDDDIETLAIMTLGEFAAEVAKRAELVPQVDEARS
- a CDS encoding thiamine pyrophosphate-dependent dehydrogenase E1 component subunit alpha — its product is MEGDPTEDGHARLYRTVRLIRRFEERAIDLVRSGDIPGIHPCIGQEAAAAGVCAALRPDDVVLSNHRGHGHLLAKGCDPGRLMAELLGRVTGVGHGGGGSLHPADLDNHVYGATATVGHGAAIASGVGWALAKQGGGRLAVAFFGDGAVNQGALLEAFNLASLWRVPVLLVCENNSYATTLAAGRGNAGSVVGRAEGFGIPASTVDGQDPVLVRKAARQAVHRARTGGGPSVLELLTYRYEGHHTFELRTRLRYRDKAEVERWRERDPLRIQGERVRAEKRKLIDAEVEATLEKAVRSALNSPAPDPTDPLRYLYADGLRTRGGVSHA